A genomic window from Populus alba chromosome 19, ASM523922v2, whole genome shotgun sequence includes:
- the LOC118050594 gene encoding cytochrome P450 CYP749A22 has product MANPLIYFSSCTLFLSILIILIKFFNKVWWTPICIQSLMKSQGIRGPSYRFLHGNTKEISTMIRKIRSSPQELLHHTLPMVHPHFYSWIKLYGMNFLQWYGPQAQLIITEPELVKQILSNKDRAYPKTKVSSEIKKLLGDGIVLSEGEKWVKLRKLANHAFHGESIKGMVPEMIASLEIMLERWRHRNSKEIDIFVEFKILTSEVISRTSFGSSYLEGQHVFDMLTRMTHIISENNYRVRIPGIGKFVKASYDIEFENLEAKIRKSFMNMMKRREKDALLGELDGYGHDLFGLLLKAYHDSDETKKISLDDLIDQCKNFYLAGQETSASALTWIVFLLAVHSDWQDKARKEVLELFGLQIPSQDRLAKLKTMGMVINESLRLYTPNAILMRRVERETKLGKITVPANTEVYISTLAVHQNPEIWGEDALLFKPERFADGVVKATNNNIAAFMPFGLGPRNCAGMNFAITETKLALSMILQRYSFTLSPTYAHCPTEVLTMCPQHGVQVILQPYDHIALKV; this is encoded by the exons ATGGCGAACCCATTAATCTACTTTTCAAGCTGTACTCTGTTCCTATccattctcattattctcatcaAGTTCTTTAATAAAGTATGGTGGACTCCCATTTGCATCCAGTCTTTGATGAAGTCACAGGGAATTAGAGGCCCTTCGTACAGATTTCTGCATGGTAACACCAAAGAGATCTCCAcaatgataagaaaaattagGAGCAGTCCCCAGGAATTACTACATCATACATTGCCCATGGTTCATCCCCACTTTTATTCATGGATCAAGCTCTACG GGATGAACTTCCTTCAATGGTATGGTCCCCAAGCACAACTGATCATCACTGAACCTGAGCTGGTCAAACAAATATTAAGCAACAAAGATCGAGCGTACCCCAAAACGAAGGTCTCAAGTGAAATAAAGAAGCTCTTAGGGGATGGAATTGTCTTATCAGAAGGGGAAAAATGGGTTAAACTCAGGAAACTGGCCAACCATGCTTTCCATGGAGAGAGCATAAAA GGTATGGTTCCAGAAATGATCGCCAGTTTAGAGATTATGCTTGAAAGATGGAGACACCGTAATAGCAAGGAGATAGATATATTTGTAGAGTTCAAAATTTTAACATCAGAAGTAATTTCCAGGACGTCTTTTGGAAGCAGCTACTTGGAAGGGCAGCACGTATTTGATATGCTTACGAGAATGACTCACATTATTTCAGAAAACAATTACAGAGTTAGAATTCCTGGAATTGG AAAATTTGTTAAAGCAAGTTATgatattgaatttgaaaatctgGAAGCGAAGATAAGAAAATCATTCATGAACAtgatgaaaagaagagaaaaagacgCACTGTTGGGAGAACTAGATGGCTATGGACATGATTTATTTGGATTGCTCCTAAAGGCGTATCATGATTCGGATGAGACCAAGAAAATATCATTAGATGACCTGATTGATCAGTGCAAGAATTTTTATCTAGCTGGGCAAGAAACATCAGCAAGCGCTCTTACCtggattgtttttcttctaGCAGTCCACTCAGATTGGCAAGATAAAGCAAGGAAAGAGGTGCTTGAATTATTTGGCCTACAAATTCCAAGTCAAGATCGCCTTGCAAAATTGAAAACT ATGGGCATGGTAATTAATGAATCTCTAAGACTATATACTCCAAATGCTATTCTGATGAGGAGAGTTGAAAGGGAAACTAAATTGGGAAAAATAACTGTTCCAGCGAATACTGAAGTTTACATTTCAACTTTAGCAGTTCATCAAAATCCTGAAATATGGGGAGAAGATGCTCTTCTTTTTAAACCAGAGAGATTTGCAGACGGGGTGGTTAAAGCTACAAACAATAACATAGCTGCATTCATGCCATTTGGTCTGGGACCTCGAAATTGTGCGGGGATGAACTTTGCCATCACAGAGACAAAGTTAGCCCTCTCTATGATCCTGCAACGTTACAGTTTTACTCTCTCACCAACTTATGCTCACTGCCCAACTGAAGTTCTAACAATGTGCCCCCAACATGGAGTTCAAGTCATTCTCCAACCATATGACCATATCGCTCTCAAAGTATAA